One genomic window of Arvicola amphibius chromosome 4, mArvAmp1.2, whole genome shotgun sequence includes the following:
- the Tlcd3a gene encoding TLC domain-containing protein 3A isoform X1: MLLTLASGALFFPGLFALSTWALRRSRPGWTDDDCLTVGTRLVSSVQAVLATGAGLTIICSCSNVVSDRHWLAREYVWFLIPYMIYDCYAMYLCEWCRTRDQKLRRATIFRNFLIENRLMVTHHAVILFVLVPVSQKLRGELGDFFVGCIFTAELSTPFVSLGRVLIQLKQQHTLLYKVNGILTLTTFLFCRILLFPFMYWSYAQHKGISLLRVPFNIPLHCNVANAVLISPQLYWFSLLCRKAARLFDTAKAKKDG, encoded by the exons ATGCTGCTGACGCTGGCCAGTGGCGCCCTCTTCTTCCCGGGGCTCTTCGCGCTCAGCACCTGGGCGCTGCGCCGCTCGCGGCCGGGATGGACGGACGACGACTGCCTGACGGTCGGCACCAG GCTGGTGTCCTCCGTGCAGGCAGTGCTGGCCACCGGGGCGGGGCTCACCATCATCTGCTCCTGCAGCAACGTGGTTTCAGACAG GCACTGGCTTGCCAGAGAGTATGTCTGGTTTCTCATCCCATACATGATCTACGACTGCTATGCCATGTACCTCTGCGAATGGTGCCGAACCAGAGACCAGAAACTCAGACGTGCCACCATTTTCCGCAACTTCCTGATTGAAAACCGCCTAATGGTCACACATCATGCGGTCATCCTGTTTGTCCTTGTACCTGTTTCACAG aAGCTCAGGGGAGAACTTGGAGACTTCTTTGTCGGCTGCATCTTCACAGCAGAACTGAGCACTCCATTTGTGTCGTTGGGCAGAGTTCTGATTCAG CTAAAGCAGCAGCATACCCTCCTTTACAAGGTCAACGGAATCCTCACGCTGACCACCTTTCTGTTCTGCCGGAtccttcttttccccttcatGTACTGGTCCTATGCCCAACACAAAGGAATAAGCCTGCTCCGAGTACCATTTAATATCCCTTTACACTGCAACGTGGCCAATGCCGTCCTCATCTCTCCCCAGCTCTACTGGTTCTCACTGCTGTGCAGGAAGGCAGCCCGGCTCTTTGACACTGCCAAAGCCAAAAAGGATGGTTAA
- the Mrm3 gene encoding rRNA methyltransferase 3, mitochondrial: MAAPAKVTFCSVRPLLRVVQARDLDARRWVRALRRSPVRVLHPSGQVEERKRAPDKQPRKAVPEAASQEQRLKHPLETSPSQTPHSWEETGLRYDKAFPGDRRLSSVMTIVKSRSFREKQGKILLEGRRLIADALKAGAVPKVFFFSRLEYVKELPVDKLKGVSLIKVKFEDIKDWSDLVTPQGIMGIFAKPAPSKMTYPKTQLHHSLPLVLICDNLRDPGNLGTILRSAAGAGCSKVLLTKGCVDAWEPKVIRAGMGAHFQVPIVNNLEWETVPDHLPPDTRVHVADNCGLYAQVQTSNKASDRDWTCDRRFLKFRKYEEEDLDTETRKDWLPKLEVQSYDLDWTEAPAAVVIGGETHGVSLESLQLAESTGGRRLLIPVVPGVDSLNSAMAASILLFEGKRQLRIKVEDMTRDRSYH; the protein is encoded by the exons ATGGCCGCGCCCGCGAAGGTTACGTTCTGTTCCGTGAGACCGTTGCTGCGGGTGGTCCAGGCTCGGGACCTCGACGCGCGGCGCTGGGTCCGGGCGCTGCGGCGCAGCCCGGTGAGAGTGCTGCATCCCTCTGGACAGGTGGAGGAACGGAAGCGTGCTCCTGACAAGCAGCCTCGCAAGGCGGTCCCTGAGGCCGCTTCTCAGGAGCAGCGACTTAAACACCCTCTTGAGACATCCCCATCCCAGACACCTCACTCCTGGGAAGAAACAGGGCTTCGCTATGACAAGGCCTTTCCCGGGGACAGGAGGCTAAG CAGTGTCATGACAATAGTAAAGTCCAGGTCTTTTCGGGAAAAGCAAGGGAAGATCCTCCTGGAAGGTCGCAGGCTGATTGCAGACGCTCTCAAGGCTGGAGCAGTGCCGAAGGTGTTCTTTTTCAGCCGTCTGGAATACGTGAAGGAGTTGCCGGTGGATAAACTGAAAGGTGTCAGCCTCATTAAAGTGAAATTTGAAGATATCAAGGATTGGTCCGACCTAGTAACGCCGCAAGGAATAATGG GGATTTTTGCCAAACCTGCCCCTTCTAAGATGACATATCCAAAGACTCAGCTTCACCACTCACTGCCTTTAGTGTTGATTTGTGACAATCTCCGTGACCCTGGGAACCTGGGGACAATTCTGAGGTCTGCAGCTGGAGCAGGCTGCAGTAAAGTCTTACTCACCAAAG GCTGTGTGGATGCTTGGGAGCCTAAAGTGATCCGGGCAGGCATGGGAGCACATTTCCAGGTGCCCATTGTAAACAATCTGGAATGGGAAACAGTGCCCGATCACTTGCCCCCTGACACCCGAGTCCATGTGGCGGACAACTGTGGTCTCTATGCTCAGGTTCAGACATCCAATAAAGCTAGTGACCGTGACTGGACATGTGATCGACGATTCCTGAAGTTTCGCAAGTATGAAGAAGAGGACCTAGACACTGAAACCAGAAAAGATTGGCTTCCCAAACTCGAGGTCCAGAGTTACGACTTGGACTGGACAGAAGCACCAGCAGCTGTGGTGATAGGTGGGGAGACGCATGGAGTGAGCCTGGAATCCCTGCAATTGGCTGAGAGTACTGGTGGCAGGAGACTGCTGATCCCTGTTGTACCTGGAGTGGACAGCCTGAATTCAGCCATGGCTGCAAGCATCCTTCTCTTTGAAGGGAAAAGGCAGCTGAGGATAAAGGTGGAAGACATGACCAGGGACAGGAGTTACCACTGA
- the Tlcd3a gene encoding TLC domain-containing protein 3A isoform X2 — MLLTLASGALFFPGLFALSTWALRRSRPGWTDDDCLTVGTRLVSSVQAVLATGAGLTIICSCSNVVSDRSSGENLETSLSAASSQQN, encoded by the exons ATGCTGCTGACGCTGGCCAGTGGCGCCCTCTTCTTCCCGGGGCTCTTCGCGCTCAGCACCTGGGCGCTGCGCCGCTCGCGGCCGGGATGGACGGACGACGACTGCCTGACGGTCGGCACCAG GCTGGTGTCCTCCGTGCAGGCAGTGCTGGCCACCGGGGCGGGGCTCACCATCATCTGCTCCTGCAGCAACGTGGTTTCAGACAG aAGCTCAGGGGAGAACTTGGAGACTTCTTTGTCGGCTGCATCTTCACAGCAGAACTGA
- the Glod4 gene encoding glyoxalase domain-containing protein 4 isoform X1: MATRRALHFVFKVGNRFQTVHFFRDVLGMQVLRHEEFEEGCKAACNGPYDGKWSKTMVGFGPEDDHFVAELTYNYGVGDYKLGNDFMGITLASSQAVSNARKLEWPLSKVAEGVFETEAPGGYKFYLQDRSLPQSDPVLKVTLAVTDFQKSLNYWSNLLGMKIYEQDGEKQRALLGYADNQCKLELQGIEGAVDHAAAFGRIAFSCPQNELSDIEALMKRENQSILTPLVSLDTPGKATVHVVILADPDGHEICFVGDEAFRELSKRDPKGSKLLDDDFPSSCCPRLTRKESTIAVNTAVQLSG, translated from the exons ATGGCCACTCGTCGAGCTCTGCATTTCGTATTCAAAGTGGGGAACCGCTTCCAGACGGTGCATTTCTTTCGAGATGTCCTGGGGATGCAG GTTCTGCGCCATGAGGAATTTGAAGAAGGCTGCAAAGCTGCATGTAATGG gccttATGATGGGAAATGGAGTAAAACAATGGTGGGCTTTGGGCCCGAGGATGATCATTTTGTTGCAGAACTGACGTACAATTATGGCGTTGGAGACTACAAGCTTGGCAACGACTTCATG GGAATCACACTTGCTTCCAGCCAGGCTGTCAGCAATGCCAGGAAGCTCGAGTGGCCACTCAGTAAAGTTGCAGAAGGAGTTTTTGAAACTGAGGCCCCAGGAGGATATAAGTTCTATTTGCAAGATCGGAGTCTCCCCCAGTCAG ATCCTGTATTAAAAGTCACTCTAGCAGTGACTGATTTCCAGAAGTCCTTGAACTACTGGTCTAATCTCCTGGGAATGAAAATTTATGAGCAGGACGGGGAGAAGCAGAGGGCTTTGCTGGGCTATGCTGATAACCAG TGTAAGCTGGAGCTGCAGGGTATCGAGGGTGCAGTTGATCATGCAGCAGCCTTTGGAAGAATTGCCTTTTCTTGTCCTCAGAATGAG ttGTCAGACATTGAAGCCTTGATGAAAAGGGAGAACCAATCAATCCTGACTCCACTGGTGAGTCTGGATACCCCAGGGAAGGCAACAGTACATGTAGTCATCCTGGCTGACCCT GATGGACATGAAATTTGCTTTGTTGGGGACGAAGCTTTTCGAGAACTTTCTAAGAGGGATCCCAAAGGAAGCAAGTTATTGGATGAT GACTTTCCATCTTCCTGCTGCCCCAGGCTGACTAGGAAGGAATCCACTATTGCTGTGAACACCGCTGTTCAGCTCAGTGGATGA
- the LOC119812112 gene encoding diazepam-binding inhibitor-like 5, with the protein MSQVEFEMACASLKQLKGPVSDQEKLLVYSFYKQATQGDCNIPVPPATDVRAKAKWEAWNVNKGMSKLDAMRIYIAKVEELKKNECG; encoded by the coding sequence ATGAGCCAAGTGGAGTTTGAAATGGCCTGCGCTTCCCTCAAGCAGCTGAAGGGTCCCGTGAGTGATCAGGAGAAACTGCTGGTGTACAGCTTCTACAAACAGGCCACCCAGGGCGACTGTAACATCCCTGTCCCTCCAGCCACAGATGTGAGAGCAAAGGCCAAATGGGAGGCGTGGAATGTGAACAAAGGGATGTCCAAGTTGGATGCCATGAGGATCTATATTGCCAAAGTGGAGGAGCTGAAGAAAAACGAGTGTGGTTAA
- the Gemin4 gene encoding gem-associated protein 4 → MDLGPVNICEEMTILHGGFLMAEQLFHPKDLVQLTKSDWEHVGQPIVEALKEISSATAHSQPFAWKKKALIIIWAKVLQPSPVSPSDTDTRWQEDVFFSVGNMIPTINHTVLFELLKSLEASGLFIQLLMALPTTICRSELQNFLEHMAIDTSSKDVAFFLDVWWEMMKHKGDQQDPLLSQFRTMAHKYLPSSDEFSHPPKRFKSDPDVGPTMPLLAMLLNGLKQIQNRILCLGMKSCALANLADMLNVFALMEDDPQEVSATMYLDKLATVISVWNSDTQNPYHQQALADKVKEAERDVSLTSLAKLPSETVFMGLELMRNLLQEWGTELQDMLNSSQGTNYDIYRLCDSLTSFSQNLKHYLDTASMSKEERQVVCELAECVRDFLRKTSRVLNDKGLEDITAAIAMAIIEQKMDRHMEMCYIFASEKKWAFSDEWIACLGNNRSLFREPDLVLSLLETVMEVINSKRVIPQSQIKQVICLTLECYAELSLPDKNKVLSGVLHCWGPKGLSDKLSVYVEGFQEDLNTTFNQLVQSSSEQGLAKAVTSMARLVILYPEVVVKKMCSIAVTNLGTHRFLAQILTAFPALKFTETQGPKPHTSFMVSCLKETVWTKFSTPKEEKQFLELVSCLMNPVKPQGIPIAALLEPDEVLNEFVLPFLMLDMEEVGLSLKLFIQILEANAGLEEYWLQTCSPFPLLFSLCRLLDSFSKFWQLPREKRCLTLDSKDLVIHILKLLCEIVLANAETFSPDTWAKSLSWLYRKLDQLDWTVGLRLKNFFEGHFKCEVPATLFEICKLSEAQWTSRAHEGYGPGTGLLAWMECCSISSSVSEEMLSLLVVDVCNPEEVRLFSKGFLVALVQVMPWCSPQEWQYLQQLTRKLLEKQLLHVPYSLEYIQFVPLLNLRPFAQELQLSVLSLRVFQFLCSQSCCNWLPIDGWSHVVRLLCSSLTSILDAIRLMQLEGPWAQGQKGDLTQETLFVYTQMFCHVLHIMAMLPQEVCEPLYVLALEILTCYETLSKTNPSVSSLLQKVDEQRFLKSIAKNISPEERRQTLLQKINNF, encoded by the exons ATGGACCTAG GACCCGTGAATATTTGTGAGGAAATGACTATTCTGCATGGGGGCTTCTTGATGGCCGAGCAGCTCTTCCACCCCAAAGACCTGGTACAGCTGACAAAGTCTGACTGGGAACATGTAGGGCAGCCCATTGTGGAGGCCTTGAAGGAGATCTCCTCAGCCACAGCACATTCCCAGCCATTTGCCTGGAAGAAGAAAGCCCTGATCATCATCTGGGCAAAGGTTCTTCAGCCCTCCCCCGTCAGTCCTTCTGACACTGACACTCGGTGGCAGGAAGATGTGTTCTTCTCCGTGGGCAACATGATTCCTACCATCAACCACACAGTCCTTTTTGAGCTACTTAAGTCTCTGGAAGCTTCTGGGCTCTTCATTCAGCTCCTAATGGCCCTGCCTACCACCATCTGCCGCTCGGAACTACAGAACTTTCTGGAACACATGGCTATTGATACTTCTTCCAAGGATGTCGCCTTCTTCCTGGATGTCTGGTGGGAGATGATGAAGCACAAGGGTGACCAGCAGGACCCCTTGCTTTCCCAGTTCAGGACGATGGCCCATAAATACTTGCCGTCTTCAGATGAGTTTTCCCATCCTCCAAAGAGGTTTAAGTCTGACCCAGACGTAGGTCCCACCATGCCACTGTTGGCCATGCTGCTCAATGGGCTGAAACAAATCCAAAATAGAATTCTGTGCCTCGGCATGAAGTCTTGTGCACTAGCTAACTTGGCTGACATGCTGAATGTGTTTGCACTGATGGAGGATGACCCCCAGGAGGTATCTGCCACCATGTACCTGGACAAACTAGCCACAGTGATCTCTGTATGGAATTCGGACACGCAGAACCCATACCATCAACAGGCCCTGGCAGACAAGGTAAAGGAGGCAGAGCGGGACGTGAGCCTCACCTCACTGGCCAAACTCCCCAGTGAGACTGTTTTCATGGGGCTTGAGCTCATGCGCAACCTGCTGCAGGAGTGGGGTACAGAACTGCAAGACATGCTCAACAGCAGTCAGGGGACAAACTATGACATCTACCGCCTGTGTGACAgtctgacttccttcagccagAACTTGAAGCACTACCTGGATACTGCCAGCATGTCcaaggaggagaggcaggtggtctGTGAACTGGCTGAGTGtgtcagggacttcctgagaaaAACCAGCAGAGTCCTGAATGACAAGGGCCTCGAGGACATCACTGCCGCCATTGCCATGGCCATCATTGAGCAGAAGATGGACCGACACATggaaatgtgctacatttttgCTTCTGAGAAGAAGTGGGCCTTTTCAGATGAGTGGATTGCCTGCCTGGGTAACAACAGGTCTCTCTTCAGGGAACCAGACCTGGTCTTGAGTCTGCTGGAAACAGTGATGGAAGTCATTAACTCTAAAAGGGTTATCCCCCAGTCTCAGATCAAGCAGGTGATCTGCTTGACCTTGGAATGTTATGCAGAACTCTCCCTACCAGACAAAAATAAAGTCCTTTCTGGCGTCCTGCATTGTTGGGGGCCAAAGGGCCTCTCAGACAAGTTGTCTGTTTACGTGGAGGGTTTTCAGGAAGACCTCAACACAACGTTTAACCAGCTCGTACAGAGCAGCTCTGAACAGGGTCTGGCCAAAGCAGTGACCTCCATGGCCCGCCTGGTGATCCTCTACCCAGAAGTAGTGGTGAAGAAGATGTGCAGCATAGCTGTGACCAATCTTGGCACGCACAGGTTCCTGGCTCAGATTCTCACTGCCTTCCCTGCGCTGAAGTTCACAGAAACACAGGGGCCAAAGCCACATACCAGTTTCATGgtgtcctgcctcaaagaaactGTCTGGACAAAGTTCTCTACACCCAAAGAAGAGAAGCAATTTCTGGAGCTGGTGAGCTGCCTGATGAACCCCGTGAAACCTCAGGGAATCCCaattgctgctcttctggagccTGATGAGGTGCTGAACGAGTTTGTCCTGCCCTTCTTGATGCTGGACATGGAGGAGGTAGGCCTGAGTCTGAAGCTCTTCATCCAGATCCTTGAAGCGAATGCAGGCTTGGAGGAGTATTGGCTGCAAACCTGTTCCCCATTTCCGCTGCTCTTCAGTTTGTGCCGACTCCTGGATAGCTTTAGCAAGTTCTGGCAGCTCCCCCGGGAGAAGCGCTGCCTCACTTTGGACAGCAAGGATCTTGTGATTCACATCCTGAAGCTCCTCTGTGAGATCGTGCTGGCCAATGCAGAGACCTTCTCCCCAGACACCTGGGCCAAGTCCCTGTCCTGGCTCTACCGCAAGTTAGACCAGCTAGACTGGACTGTGGGCCTGAGACTGAAGAACTTCTTTGAAGGACACTTCAAGTGTGAGGTGCCGGCAACCCTGTTTGAGATCTGTAAGCTCTCTGAGGCCCAGTGGACCTCTCGGGCCCATGAAGGGTATGGGCCTGGCACGGGGCTTCTCGCCTGGATGGAGTGCTGCTCCATCTCCAGCAGTGTCTCTGAAGAGATGCTCTCCCTCTTAGTGGTGGATGTGTGCAATCCCGAGGAGGTCAGATTATTTAGCAAGGGCTTTCTGGTGGCCCTGGTACAAGTCATGCCTTGGTGTAGTCCCCAGGAATGGCAGTACCTTCAGCAGCTGACAAGGAAGCTGTTGGAGAAACAGCTCCTTCATGTCCCTTATAGCCTAGAGTATATTCAGTTTGTTCCCCTGCTCAACCTGAGGCCCTTTGCCCAAGAGCTCCAACTCTCTGTTCTCTCCTTGAGAGTTTTCCAGTTTCTCTgcagccagagctgttgtaaCTGGCTTCCCATTGACGGTTGGAGCCATGTGGTCAGACTCCTCTGTAGCAGTCTGACCAGTATCCTGGATGCAATCAGGCTGATGCAGTTGGAGGGCCCCTGGGCCCAGGGACAAAAGGGGGACCTGACTCAGGAAACCCTGTTTGTGTATACCCAGATGTTCTGTCATGTTCTGCATATCATGGCCATGCTCCCCCAGGAGGTCTGTGAGCCCCTGTACGTGCTGGCTTTGGAAATCCTTACCTGCTATGAAACCCTAAGCAAGACCAACCCTTCTGTCAGCTCCTTGCTCCAGAAGGTCGATGAGCAGCGCTTCCTAAAGTCTATAGCGAAGAACATTAGCCCCGAGGAGCGGCGCCAAACCTTGCTACAGAAGATCAACAACTTCTGA
- the Glod4 gene encoding glyoxalase domain-containing protein 4 isoform X2, giving the protein MATRRALHFVFKVGNRFQTVHFFRDVLGMQVLRHEEFEEGCKAACNGPYDGKWSKTMVGFGPEDDHFVAELTYNYGVGDYKLGNDFMGITLASSQAVSNARKLEWPLSKVAEGVFETEAPGGYKFYLQDRSLPQSDPVLKVTLAVTDFQKSLNYWSNLLGMKIYEQDGEKQRALLGYADNQCKLELQGIEGAVDHAAAFGRIAFSCPQNELSDIEALMKRENQSILTPLVSLDTPGKATVHVVILADPDGHEICFVGDEAFRELSKRDPKGSKLLDDAMAADKSDEWFATRNKPKASG; this is encoded by the exons ATGGCCACTCGTCGAGCTCTGCATTTCGTATTCAAAGTGGGGAACCGCTTCCAGACGGTGCATTTCTTTCGAGATGTCCTGGGGATGCAG GTTCTGCGCCATGAGGAATTTGAAGAAGGCTGCAAAGCTGCATGTAATGG gccttATGATGGGAAATGGAGTAAAACAATGGTGGGCTTTGGGCCCGAGGATGATCATTTTGTTGCAGAACTGACGTACAATTATGGCGTTGGAGACTACAAGCTTGGCAACGACTTCATG GGAATCACACTTGCTTCCAGCCAGGCTGTCAGCAATGCCAGGAAGCTCGAGTGGCCACTCAGTAAAGTTGCAGAAGGAGTTTTTGAAACTGAGGCCCCAGGAGGATATAAGTTCTATTTGCAAGATCGGAGTCTCCCCCAGTCAG ATCCTGTATTAAAAGTCACTCTAGCAGTGACTGATTTCCAGAAGTCCTTGAACTACTGGTCTAATCTCCTGGGAATGAAAATTTATGAGCAGGACGGGGAGAAGCAGAGGGCTTTGCTGGGCTATGCTGATAACCAG TGTAAGCTGGAGCTGCAGGGTATCGAGGGTGCAGTTGATCATGCAGCAGCCTTTGGAAGAATTGCCTTTTCTTGTCCTCAGAATGAG ttGTCAGACATTGAAGCCTTGATGAAAAGGGAGAACCAATCAATCCTGACTCCACTGGTGAGTCTGGATACCCCAGGGAAGGCAACAGTACATGTAGTCATCCTGGCTGACCCT GATGGACATGAAATTTGCTTTGTTGGGGACGAAGCTTTTCGAGAACTTTCTAAGAGGGATCCCAAAGGAAGCAAGTTATTGGATGAT GCAATGGCTGCAGACAAAAGTGATGAATGGTTTGCCACGAGAAATAAACCAAAGGCTTCAGGTTAA